Proteins from a single region of Bdellovibrio bacteriovorus:
- a CDS encoding RecQ family ATP-dependent DNA helicase, which yields MFQPDLSRLLRENFPFDSFRGEQESILRKIWANEDLLALMPTGMGKSLCFQFPAKVRDGLVVVISPLIALMQDQVYKAQDLGISATFLSSTLTRDERESRQARIAKGEFKLLYVTPERFRKPEFLEAIKSCKIQLLAVDEAHCISQWGHDFRPDYSRVGEFRQILGNPPTVALTATATPEVQKDILAKLFIPDAEIISAGIERPNLGLHVHDVYGVDEKIRAIIGLHHQTPGATIVYCSLIQTLKKVAGALSRMGLKPLVYHGDLPPQDRKRNQKQFISDPAPLMIATPAFGLGIDKNNVRLLIHAETPSSLESYFQEVGRAGRDGVDSFCHLLYDQEDVSIQMEFLKWSHPEPDFIRKIYQLIEEKRMQVDQEGFDFLREQMNFKNRRDFRAEAAVSILERWGCLEKSDDPFPFAIVHEPTAEQFAAENGVEVLRAQNTKLLKMVQWATQDSECRLNMIYHYFGHAHEVPCGKCDVCTTRGPE from the coding sequence ATGTTCCAACCTGATTTAAGCCGACTTTTACGAGAGAATTTCCCTTTTGATTCCTTCCGGGGGGAGCAAGAATCCATTTTGCGCAAAATCTGGGCAAATGAAGACCTCTTAGCCTTGATGCCGACGGGAATGGGAAAGAGTCTCTGCTTCCAATTTCCCGCCAAAGTTCGTGACGGTTTGGTCGTTGTTATCTCGCCCTTAATCGCTTTAATGCAAGATCAGGTTTATAAAGCGCAAGATTTGGGGATCTCAGCCACGTTTTTAAGCTCTACCTTGACCCGGGATGAACGGGAAAGCCGCCAAGCCCGCATCGCCAAAGGGGAGTTCAAGCTGCTTTACGTGACTCCGGAACGTTTTCGTAAACCGGAATTCCTAGAAGCCATCAAATCCTGCAAGATCCAACTTTTGGCCGTGGACGAAGCCCATTGTATTTCTCAGTGGGGCCATGATTTTCGCCCCGACTATTCACGAGTTGGGGAATTTCGTCAGATCCTGGGAAATCCGCCCACTGTGGCGTTGACAGCGACGGCGACCCCTGAGGTTCAAAAAGATATCCTGGCAAAACTTTTCATTCCTGACGCCGAAATTATTTCAGCGGGCATCGAGCGGCCCAACCTTGGACTGCATGTCCACGATGTTTATGGGGTGGATGAAAAAATTCGCGCCATTATTGGCTTACATCACCAAACCCCGGGAGCGACGATCGTTTATTGCTCGTTGATCCAAACGTTGAAAAAGGTGGCCGGCGCCCTTTCGAGAATGGGATTAAAGCCGTTGGTGTATCACGGGGATCTGCCTCCGCAGGATCGTAAACGCAATCAAAAACAATTTATTAGTGATCCCGCTCCGTTAATGATCGCGACCCCGGCATTTGGTTTGGGAATTGATAAAAATAACGTCCGTCTTTTGATTCACGCCGAAACCCCCAGTTCGCTAGAGTCTTATTTTCAAGAGGTCGGCCGCGCGGGACGGGACGGGGTGGACTCCTTCTGTCATTTGCTTTACGACCAAGAAGACGTCTCGATTCAAATGGAGTTTTTAAAGTGGTCGCATCCCGAACCTGACTTTATTCGCAAAATTTATCAGCTGATCGAAGAAAAGCGCATGCAGGTCGATCAAGAGGGATTTGATTTTTTGCGCGAGCAAATGAATTTTAAAAACCGTCGTGACTTCCGCGCCGAAGCCGCCGTCAGTATTTTAGAGCGTTGGGGGTGTTTAGAAAAGTCCGACGATCCCTTTCCATTTGCCATCGTCCACGAACCGACGGCCGAGCAGTTTGCGGCTGAAAACGGGGTTGAAGTTTTACGCGCGCAAAACACGAAATTGCTAAAAATGGTTCAGTGGGCCACGCAAGATTCGGAATGTCGTCTGAATATGATCTATCATTATTTCGGTCATGCTCATGAAGTTCCATGCGGTAAATGTGATGTCTGCACCACGCGAGGCCCCGAGTGA
- the fusA gene encoding elongation factor G, translated as MSKKWNIDTVRNIGISAHIDSGKTTLSERILFYGGKIHAIHEVRGKDGVGATMDSMDLEREKGITIQSAATQVQWKDYTINLIDTPGHVDFTVEVERSLRVLDGAVLVLCGVSGVQSQSITVDRQMKRYGVPRLAFVNKLDRQGANPFRVKDALIEKLRLNAVMINIPIGLEDQHRGIVDLVTMKAYINEGEDGEKITEIPVPADLVDQAKEYRQTLIGALADIDDGIGEKFLMEEEPTIDEIKAAIRKGVISLKLVPVFCGSAFKNKNVQHLLDGVTYYLPTPAEKKEHALDLNKGEEKVELFPDSTKPTVALAFKLAETPFGQLTYMRVYQGKLAKGAFITNQTNKKAVKIPRLVRMHSDKMEDIDTAYAGDIVALFGIDCASGDTFCSEEINYSMQSMHVPDAVISLAVAPKDKAAANNFSKALQKFRKEDPTFRVHRDEESNETIISGMGELHLEIYIERMKREFNCEVIVGQPQVAYRETISQETPFDYTHKKQTGGSGQYAKIVGKLQPLPPQEDGSVFKFTNEVVGGRIPKEFIPAVEEGFKEQTVKGPLIGFPIVGVDVVLQDGAYHDVDSSYMAFKIAGMAALREVYASAKPAVLEPIMKLETVVPDEYQGSAVGQINQRRGTIVGTTAFDGNCVIEAEVPLTEMFGYSTDLRSATKGKGEFSMEFAKYATVPRNIQEELVKKYQAKRAAEQK; from the coding sequence ATGTCCAAAAAGTGGAATATTGATACGGTCAGAAATATTGGTATCTCGGCTCACATCGACTCGGGAAAAACGACTCTGTCTGAGCGTATTTTGTTCTATGGAGGTAAAATCCACGCCATCCACGAAGTTCGTGGTAAAGACGGCGTTGGCGCAACAATGGACTCCATGGATCTAGAGAGAGAAAAAGGGATCACGATTCAATCTGCTGCGACTCAAGTTCAGTGGAAAGACTACACAATCAACTTGATCGATACACCGGGGCACGTTGACTTCACAGTTGAAGTTGAACGTTCACTTCGCGTTCTTGACGGTGCGGTTCTAGTTCTTTGCGGTGTATCCGGCGTTCAATCTCAATCTATTACCGTTGACCGTCAGATGAAACGTTACGGCGTTCCTCGTTTGGCGTTCGTGAACAAATTGGACCGTCAAGGCGCCAATCCGTTCCGCGTTAAAGACGCTTTGATTGAAAAATTGCGTTTAAATGCAGTGATGATCAACATCCCCATCGGTTTGGAAGACCAACACCGTGGAATCGTGGATCTAGTGACGATGAAAGCTTACATCAACGAAGGTGAAGACGGTGAAAAAATCACTGAAATCCCGGTTCCAGCTGATCTAGTGGATCAAGCTAAAGAATACCGTCAAACATTGATCGGTGCTCTTGCTGACATCGACGATGGTATCGGCGAGAAATTCTTGATGGAAGAAGAACCAACTATCGACGAGATCAAAGCGGCTATCCGTAAAGGTGTGATCAGCTTGAAACTTGTTCCGGTATTCTGCGGTTCTGCGTTTAAAAACAAAAACGTTCAGCACTTGTTGGATGGCGTAACTTACTATCTTCCGACTCCGGCAGAGAAAAAAGAACACGCGTTGGATTTGAACAAAGGCGAAGAAAAAGTCGAGTTGTTCCCAGATTCAACAAAACCAACAGTGGCTTTGGCCTTCAAACTTGCGGAAACTCCATTTGGTCAATTGACCTACATGCGTGTTTACCAAGGTAAATTGGCTAAAGGTGCGTTCATCACGAATCAAACGAATAAGAAAGCCGTTAAGATTCCTCGTCTAGTGCGTATGCACTCTGACAAAATGGAAGATATCGACACAGCTTATGCGGGTGACATCGTTGCATTGTTCGGTATTGATTGCGCTTCAGGCGATACTTTCTGCTCTGAAGAAATCAACTACTCTATGCAATCTATGCACGTACCAGACGCGGTTATCTCGTTGGCAGTTGCTCCAAAAGACAAAGCTGCCGCGAATAACTTCTCTAAAGCGCTTCAAAAATTCCGTAAGGAAGACCCTACTTTCCGCGTTCACCGTGACGAGGAATCAAATGAGACTATCATCTCTGGTATGGGCGAGTTGCACTTAGAGATCTACATTGAGCGCATGAAACGTGAATTCAACTGTGAAGTTATCGTGGGTCAACCTCAAGTGGCGTACCGTGAGACGATCTCTCAAGAAACTCCGTTTGACTACACTCACAAAAAACAAACAGGTGGTTCTGGTCAGTACGCGAAAATCGTTGGTAAATTGCAACCACTTCCTCCACAGGAAGATGGCTCTGTATTTAAATTTACGAATGAAGTCGTGGGTGGTCGTATTCCTAAAGAATTCATCCCTGCGGTTGAAGAAGGTTTCAAAGAACAAACAGTTAAAGGTCCACTTATCGGCTTCCCGATTGTTGGCGTAGACGTTGTTCTTCAAGACGGTGCTTACCATGACGTCGACTCATCATACATGGCGTTTAAAATCGCAGGTATGGCGGCTCTTCGTGAAGTGTATGCTTCTGCGAAACCAGCAGTTCTTGAGCCGATCATGAAGCTTGAAACTGTTGTTCCAGATGAATATCAAGGTTCAGCGGTTGGTCAAATCAACCAACGCCGTGGTACTATCGTGGGCACAACTGCTTTCGACGGCAACTGCGTGATCGAAGCGGAAGTACCGTTGACAGAAATGTTCGGTTACTCAACGGATTTGCGTTCAGCGACTAAAGGTAAAGGTGAGTTCTCTATGGAATTCGCGAAGTACGCTACTGTACCTCGTAACATCCAAGAAGAACTTGTTAAGAAATACCAAGCTAAGCGCGCCGCTGAGCAAAAGTAA
- the abc-f gene encoding ribosomal protection-like ABC-F family protein, with amino-acid sequence MLLLNTHKLTKSFAGKTLFKDVSLGIEDGERVGLVGPNGAGKSTLLRILAGQTEADSGDVTTKKGLRMGFLEQTPTFGKDETILDAVLSKGDYHEIVGPAYEWIAKLELSQFGDDFKVADLSGGWKKRVALARELVLSPELLLLDEPTNHLDVSSIIWLEEFLAQAPFATLIITHDRLFLQRATNKIFDLDPKNPNYLLSVKGGYLEYLEAKEQLFAAQEQKETEMKNTLRRETEWLRRGAKARQTKQKARIERAGTLKDDVQDISQKNLKRVAKIEFKDTERNPQKLIEADHVTKGYNGRVLFKDFSLLVSPKTRLALLGDNGSGKSTMIRMLLKQEEPDSGRVVQAERLKVAYFEQNRETLKPQVSVLKNICPEGDYVHYQGQYVFARSYLERFLFNRQQMDLPVEKLSGGEQSRLRLAQLMLNEAQVLILDEPTNDLDVATLTVLEESLKNFNGAVILVTHDRYFMDQVASHILAFHRGADGNTTLENFTGYLQWEEWFEEQKLLEAEKQREETKKEAKATKTVKLSFKEKFELENMEATIQDLEKSLENLQAEAAKPEVLSNSGKLQELYAKISDTQGKLDHNYARWAELEKKSQGQ; translated from the coding sequence ATGCTTCTGCTGAATACCCATAAATTAACTAAATCTTTTGCCGGTAAAACTCTTTTTAAAGATGTCAGTCTGGGCATCGAAGACGGTGAGCGTGTTGGCCTGGTCGGTCCTAACGGCGCCGGGAAATCTACACTGTTAAGAATTTTAGCGGGCCAAACCGAAGCCGATAGCGGTGACGTCACAACCAAAAAAGGTTTGCGCATGGGCTTCTTAGAGCAAACACCTACTTTTGGTAAAGACGAAACAATTTTAGACGCCGTTTTGTCTAAAGGCGATTATCACGAAATCGTGGGGCCGGCTTACGAGTGGATTGCTAAACTGGAACTGTCCCAGTTCGGTGATGATTTCAAAGTGGCCGATCTTTCTGGTGGTTGGAAAAAACGTGTGGCTTTAGCGCGCGAGCTGGTGCTTTCGCCAGAGCTGTTGTTGCTAGATGAGCCGACGAATCACTTAGACGTTTCTAGTATCATTTGGTTAGAGGAATTTTTAGCGCAGGCTCCGTTTGCGACCTTGATTATTACGCATGATCGTTTGTTTTTACAGCGGGCCACGAATAAAATTTTTGATCTTGATCCGAAAAATCCTAATTACTTGCTTTCGGTCAAAGGTGGATACCTAGAGTACCTCGAAGCCAAAGAGCAATTGTTTGCGGCCCAAGAGCAAAAAGAAACCGAGATGAAGAACACTCTTCGTCGCGAAACGGAATGGCTTCGTCGAGGGGCAAAGGCTCGTCAAACCAAGCAAAAAGCGCGTATTGAACGTGCGGGCACGCTGAAAGATGATGTTCAGGATATTTCGCAAAAAAACTTAAAGCGTGTCGCAAAAATTGAATTTAAAGATACAGAACGCAATCCACAAAAGTTAATTGAAGCTGATCATGTAACTAAGGGTTACAACGGTCGCGTCTTGTTTAAGGATTTCAGTTTACTTGTTTCGCCGAAAACTCGTTTGGCCTTGTTGGGGGATAACGGATCGGGAAAATCCACAATGATCCGCATGCTTCTAAAACAGGAAGAACCCGACTCGGGCCGCGTGGTGCAAGCTGAACGCCTGAAGGTCGCCTATTTTGAACAAAACCGTGAAACTTTAAAGCCTCAGGTTTCTGTATTAAAGAACATTTGTCCTGAAGGGGACTATGTCCATTATCAAGGACAGTATGTATTTGCGCGCAGTTATTTGGAACGTTTCCTTTTTAATCGCCAGCAGATGGATCTGCCGGTGGAAAAGCTTTCGGGGGGTGAGCAAAGCCGCCTCCGCCTAGCACAATTGATGTTGAATGAAGCCCAAGTTCTTATTCTGGATGAGCCGACCAATGACCTCGACGTCGCGACACTCACAGTCCTAGAGGAGTCTTTGAAGAACTTTAATGGTGCGGTGATCTTAGTCACGCATGATCGTTACTTTATGGATCAGGTGGCTTCGCATATTTTGGCATTTCATCGTGGTGCTGATGGCAATACGACCTTAGAAAATTTCACGGGTTATTTGCAGTGGGAAGAATGGTTTGAAGAGCAAAAGCTTTTAGAAGCGGAAAAGCAACGTGAGGAAACCAAAAAGGAAGCTAAGGCGACTAAGACCGTGAAGCTTTCCTTTAAAGAAAAGTTTGAATTAGAAAATATGGAAGCGACCATTCAAGACTTAGAAAAGTCTTTGGAAAACTTGCAGGCCGAAGCGGCAAAGCCTGAAGTTTTAAGCAACTCTGGTAAGTTGCAAGAGTTGTATGCCAAGATCTCGGACACTCAAGGTAAGCTTGACCACAATTATGCTCGCTGGGCAGAGCTAGAAAAGAAATCACAAGGACAATAA
- a CDS encoding S1 family peptidase has product MKITKFLVTMSFILLVQATSSAHMLFPHDGVAVDLGMLRPIIANGEVVPHSLDDLRAMTPRIYIKDTSEGTVEENYCTGLLIAPNVVLTAAHCVASDPADLFVQVYFREKKVNVEKILVHPDHEPLRYEQINGRLEARGGYNDVALLFLNQSVTSVTPALLPVPDYRLKDKEKVLLAGYGLLGEQENKAGELHYVKVSVDEISKGRLRVYGKKTSCSGDSGGPVLKRQDDRWMSVGVISLGDCESISTQMRTSAFTDWILNEIAKFDSYIRI; this is encoded by the coding sequence ATGAAAATTACGAAGTTCTTAGTGACGATGTCATTTATTTTACTGGTGCAGGCGACAAGCTCTGCCCACATGCTTTTTCCCCACGACGGGGTGGCGGTCGACTTAGGCATGCTTCGTCCGATAATTGCCAATGGTGAGGTGGTCCCTCATTCTCTGGACGATCTCCGGGCCATGACGCCCAGAATTTATATCAAAGACACCAGTGAAGGGACCGTTGAAGAAAACTACTGCACGGGACTTTTGATTGCCCCGAACGTGGTTTTAACCGCCGCTCATTGTGTGGCCTCTGATCCCGCAGACCTTTTTGTGCAGGTTTACTTTCGTGAAAAAAAGGTGAACGTTGAAAAAATCCTGGTCCACCCTGATCACGAGCCTTTGCGCTATGAACAGATCAATGGTCGCTTGGAGGCGCGGGGCGGTTATAATGATGTCGCCCTTTTGTTTTTGAATCAGAGTGTAACGTCAGTTACTCCGGCTTTATTGCCAGTTCCGGACTATCGCCTTAAAGACAAAGAAAAAGTGCTCTTAGCGGGCTACGGTTTGTTGGGTGAGCAAGAAAATAAAGCCGGGGAGCTTCATTACGTGAAAGTTTCGGTCGACGAAATCTCTAAAGGACGCTTGCGCGTTTATGGTAAGAAAACTTCATGCAGTGGTGATTCTGGCGGGCCCGTTTTAAAAAGACAGGACGACCGCTGGATGTCAGTGGGCGTAATTTCTTTAGGTGATTGCGAAAGTATTTCGACACAGATGCGCACCTCGGCTTTCACTGACTGGATTCTGAACGAGATCGCGAAGTTCGACTCTTACATTCGTATCTAA
- the aat gene encoding leucyl/phenylalanyl-tRNA--protein transferase yields MKKKFGPSSVEFPDPRDTLAEGIIAVGGRLDVATLYEAYSRGIFPWPQEGMPMLWFSPERRGVLIFKEFKVPESLRRFRRKHPEITFTVNKDFQQVLEECAKQPRPHQQGTWITPAMKRAYLDFFNEGFGLSIEVRENNIVIGGIYGVLVEGVFSGESMFYKKPNASKLALWYLVDHLQSQGHEWIDVQMVTPVVESMGGKYVDREVYLTMLTLRHKNFF; encoded by the coding sequence GTGAAAAAAAAGTTCGGCCCTTCATCCGTCGAATTTCCTGACCCACGAGATACTCTGGCGGAGGGAATTATTGCCGTTGGTGGGCGACTGGATGTGGCGACTCTCTATGAGGCCTACTCTCGAGGGATTTTCCCCTGGCCCCAAGAAGGAATGCCGATGTTATGGTTTTCTCCCGAACGGCGCGGGGTCTTAATCTTTAAAGAGTTTAAAGTTCCCGAAAGCTTAAGGCGTTTTCGCCGTAAGCACCCTGAGATCACTTTCACCGTCAATAAAGACTTTCAACAGGTATTAGAAGAATGTGCAAAACAACCTCGCCCCCATCAGCAAGGGACATGGATCACGCCGGCGATGAAGCGGGCGTATTTAGATTTTTTTAATGAAGGTTTTGGTCTTTCGATCGAGGTTCGCGAAAACAATATCGTCATTGGCGGGATCTACGGCGTTTTGGTCGAGGGCGTTTTTAGTGGTGAAAGTATGTTTTATAAAAAGCCCAATGCTTCAAAATTGGCACTTTGGTATCTAGTGGATCATTTGCAATCCCAAGGCCATGAATGGATTGACGTCCAAATGGTGACCCCGGTGGTGGAAAGCATGGGAGGCAAATATGTTGATCGAGAGGTTTACCTCACCATGCTCACGTTACGGCATAAGAATTTTTTTTAA
- a CDS encoding TolC family protein produces the protein MVKSLLTLLTATISTTVWAQTPVATPSTSTKKTITLNQKSVAELVLKQGYKTKEVNLEFQRYRLDPIKVLANYDWKALIESGFEKDKQASLLTGTSQSIATYDRYQTKASLTKPFTTGTILGLELSRLSQKVEFDTLPAQVPPTEQTLDVAGITLEQSLLGNFFGVADRGIVNAAELSYKASEITRADQLEDAVLQALRQFWDSYVAQESFREAVNSRDRYQKLVDAVKRKTSLGYSNPGDLPQVQAEFETREQKVKTTSLDYLKNTENLLTMLALDSNTEIRFEIPTEIPPVPKLPAKNVEDLRAIRSQKLRVEAAAESLKAANSNSYPTLNFVGRAYTSGVDETAEGSFSDLSSGNRPKYYVGLKFQYNFGSGLQEETIINNRLNRDLQSSILSRQLQENADIETQTERRVQSLYAITLSSLRQKQFREKASQELNRSYAQGRTDISILITAMNNFFDSEVLYLRALGDYAIALNEWASVRDELIPDDAPNMEYK, from the coding sequence ATGGTAAAATCACTTCTAACCCTTCTAACAGCAACGATCTCGACAACTGTTTGGGCGCAAACTCCTGTGGCCACACCGTCTACATCCACGAAAAAGACCATTACATTAAACCAAAAATCCGTCGCGGAATTGGTTTTAAAACAAGGTTACAAAACCAAAGAAGTTAACTTGGAATTCCAACGCTATCGCCTAGATCCCATCAAGGTCTTAGCTAACTATGACTGGAAAGCCTTGATTGAATCCGGCTTTGAGAAAGACAAGCAAGCGTCTTTATTGACCGGCACAAGTCAATCTATCGCGACCTATGATCGCTATCAAACCAAGGCCTCTTTGACCAAGCCGTTCACCACTGGAACGATTTTAGGATTAGAACTAAGCCGTCTCTCACAAAAAGTGGAATTCGACACTCTGCCCGCACAAGTTCCTCCGACCGAACAAACTTTGGATGTTGCGGGGATCACGCTTGAACAATCTTTGCTTGGAAACTTCTTCGGAGTTGCTGATCGCGGCATCGTGAACGCGGCGGAGTTAAGTTATAAAGCCAGCGAGATCACTCGTGCCGACCAATTGGAAGACGCCGTACTTCAAGCTCTTCGCCAATTCTGGGACAGCTATGTGGCGCAAGAGTCTTTCCGTGAGGCGGTGAACTCTCGCGATCGTTATCAAAAATTGGTCGATGCGGTAAAAAGAAAAACCTCTTTGGGTTACTCAAACCCAGGGGACTTACCGCAAGTTCAAGCCGAGTTTGAAACACGCGAACAAAAAGTGAAGACCACGTCATTAGATTATCTAAAAAATACGGAAAATCTTTTAACGATGTTAGCTTTAGATTCGAACACGGAAATTCGTTTTGAGATCCCTACTGAAATTCCGCCGGTTCCGAAGCTTCCAGCAAAAAATGTGGAAGATTTGCGCGCCATTCGTTCCCAAAAATTAAGAGTCGAAGCTGCGGCGGAGTCATTAAAAGCCGCAAACTCTAATAGCTACCCGACATTGAACTTTGTCGGCAGAGCTTACACTTCCGGCGTTGACGAAACGGCTGAAGGTTCCTTTTCAGATCTTTCTTCTGGAAATCGTCCGAAATACTATGTGGGCTTGAAATTCCAATACAATTTCGGTTCTGGACTTCAAGAAGAAACGATCATCAACAATCGCCTGAACCGCGATTTGCAATCATCAATCTTGTCTCGACAGTTGCAAGAAAACGCGGATATTGAAACCCAAACTGAACGTCGCGTGCAATCTTTGTACGCCATCACTTTGAGCTCGTTAAGACAAAAACAATTCCGTGAGAAAGCTTCTCAAGAATTGAACCGTTCTTACGCTCAAGGCCGTACCGACATTTCAATCTTGATCACAGCCATGAATAACTTCTTTGACTCTGAAGTCTTGTACCTAAGAGCGCTTGGTGATTATGCCATCGCTCTGAACGAGTGGGCGTCTGTTCGCGATGAACTCATCCCAGACGATGCTCCCAACATGGAATATAAGTAA